One genomic window of Halovivax cerinus includes the following:
- a CDS encoding DUF4255 domain-containing protein, with protein MSGRTAVRAGGEYRGACLMGSPSAFRDLTTLLLDVLQARLTGGDEPLVEEHQVKPLSPAAMDDDSNVRVGLYLHSVSTDTGRASESPEIDDGHKTRPPLRLEAHYLLTVFPDTTLEEAVNSVLDQQLILGTAMQALYDNSVIEPENVPPSVGDGQLTITHGDLDEIDVLDLWGSFTDVPKQPCATYRVGPILIDSTVRTPFERVSDRDLRLSRTEDPDGATSDEIE; from the coding sequence TTGTCGGGACGAACCGCCGTCCGCGCCGGCGGCGAGTACCGGGGTGCGTGTCTGATGGGGTCGCCGTCGGCCTTTCGCGACCTCACGACGCTCCTGCTCGACGTGCTGCAGGCCAGGCTCACTGGCGGGGACGAGCCGCTCGTCGAAGAGCACCAGGTGAAGCCGCTGTCGCCTGCGGCGATGGACGACGATTCGAACGTCCGCGTCGGCCTCTACCTGCACTCGGTCTCGACGGACACCGGCCGGGCGAGCGAGTCGCCGGAGATCGACGACGGCCACAAGACCCGGCCGCCGCTTCGGCTCGAAGCTCACTACCTGCTCACGGTGTTTCCGGACACGACGCTCGAAGAGGCGGTCAACAGCGTCCTCGACCAGCAGCTGATCCTGGGGACGGCGATGCAGGCGCTCTACGACAACAGCGTCATCGAACCCGAGAACGTCCCGCCGTCGGTTGGCGACGGGCAACTCACGATCACGCACGGCGACCTGGACGAGATCGACGTACTCGACCTCTGGGGGTCGTTCACGGACGTCCCGAAACAGCCGTGTGCGACCTACCGCGTCGGCCCGATCCTGATCGACTCGACGGTCCGGACTCCGTTCGAGCGCGTCAGCGACCGCGACCTCCGCCTCTCGCGGACGGAGGACCCCGATGGCGCGACGAGCGACGAGATCGAATGA
- a CDS encoding DUF5787 family protein has product MREFAFELELCATLEERRDGIVARQLGASVANPGGRIVDVVCVEPGPQFDRRTALTPETVPDSLLDADLGPGRWTPVRAAFDCHPDRAEAAVERGIEIGFLERTRTRGRDCIRQGTRYPSDWAGRIVGIENKPDLGTPGDLERQLRTDVSLALVDEIVLATESYVTGAHRNRLPDAVGIWRVHRDDTLSVPPEIEVVREARPLPVDEPGIEPLATHPGRTEVAIVSADEKAAARRRIAERAYGKGWRTYDFPACARCEPTGVHGVTGESVTDRTDEAATLPHCPWKGRIVDAASECDQSCPGHEPAEPSTVDLATERDARTPWTADPETTTRRQVGLDRFGD; this is encoded by the coding sequence GTGCGCGAGTTCGCCTTCGAACTCGAACTGTGTGCAACCCTCGAAGAGCGTCGTGACGGCATCGTGGCCCGGCAGCTGGGCGCGAGCGTCGCGAATCCCGGCGGGCGCATCGTCGACGTGGTCTGTGTGGAACCGGGACCCCAGTTCGACCGACGAACCGCGCTCACGCCCGAGACGGTTCCCGATAGTCTCCTCGACGCCGACCTCGGCCCTGGCCGGTGGACACCGGTGCGAGCGGCGTTCGACTGCCATCCCGACCGGGCCGAGGCGGCCGTCGAACGCGGCATCGAAATCGGCTTTCTCGAGCGGACGCGCACCCGTGGCCGCGACTGTATCCGACAAGGTACCCGCTATCCGTCCGACTGGGCGGGTCGGATCGTCGGTATCGAGAACAAGCCCGATCTCGGAACGCCGGGCGACCTCGAACGCCAGCTACGGACGGACGTCTCGCTCGCACTCGTCGACGAGATCGTCCTCGCGACGGAGAGTTACGTCACCGGCGCCCACCGCAACCGGCTCCCGGACGCGGTCGGCATCTGGCGTGTCCACCGCGACGACACACTCTCGGTACCCCCCGAGATCGAGGTGGTCCGCGAGGCGAGGCCGCTCCCGGTCGACGAACCTGGCATCGAGCCGCTCGCAACTCACCCGGGACGAACGGAGGTCGCGATCGTCTCCGCAGACGAGAAGGCAGCAGCCCGGAGACGGATCGCGGAACGGGCCTACGGCAAGGGCTGGCGAACGTACGACTTCCCTGCGTGTGCGAGGTGCGAGCCAACGGGCGTCCACGGCGTCACCGGAGAGAGCGTGACCGACAGGACGGACGAAGCCGCAACCCTGCCCCACTGTCCCTGGAAGGGGCGAATCGTCGACGCCGCCTCGGAGTGTGACCAGTCCTGTCCCGGGCACGAGCCGGCCGAACCATCGACCGTCGATCTGGCGACAGAGCGCGACGCGCGAACGCCGTGGACGGCCGATCCGGAGACGACGACACGACGGCAGGTCGGCCTCGACCGCTTCGGTGACTGA
- a CDS encoding MBL fold metallo-hydrolase gives MRVTLLGTGDTTGTPTVDCDCDTCDAARERDVERTRFSVHVENERTGEAILIDASPDFRYQFLREDVSLPDAIVITHIHFDHLDGLGNVFRLLDDVPVFAADETDPETGQSVAETVAADYHYLDAITPDARTPYEPFETCGFEVTLVPVDHPPLVCYGVVVEDPETGAKLTVSGDTSYAVPDRSRAVMADPDLFLADAIVPASLCEYHPLGGRHEAPDGTPRTFGTKHMTREGALALADALGAGETRLVHLAHFYPVEDAFEDPLAVDGEVYDL, from the coding sequence GTGCGGGTGACGTTGCTCGGAACCGGCGATACGACCGGGACGCCGACCGTCGATTGCGACTGCGACACCTGCGACGCCGCTCGCGAGCGCGACGTCGAGCGGACCCGATTTTCCGTCCACGTCGAAAACGAGCGCACCGGCGAGGCGATCCTGATCGACGCCAGCCCAGACTTCCGGTACCAGTTCCTCCGCGAGGACGTCTCGCTTCCGGACGCGATCGTAATCACGCACATTCACTTCGACCACCTCGACGGGCTGGGCAACGTCTTCCGGCTGCTGGACGACGTCCCAGTCTTCGCGGCCGACGAGACCGATCCCGAGACCGGGCAGAGCGTCGCCGAGACGGTCGCCGCGGACTACCACTACCTCGACGCCATTACGCCCGACGCCCGGACGCCGTACGAGCCGTTCGAAACCTGCGGCTTCGAGGTCACGCTCGTTCCCGTCGACCACCCGCCGCTGGTCTGTTACGGGGTGGTCGTCGAGGACCCAGAAACGGGTGCGAAACTGACCGTCTCGGGCGATACCTCCTACGCCGTCCCCGATCGATCCCGGGCTGTCATGGCCGACCCGGACCTCTTTCTGGCCGACGCTATCGTCCCCGCCTCGCTCTGTGAGTACCATCCACTCGGCGGCCGTCACGAGGCTCCTGACGGAACACCCCGGACGTTCGGGACCAAGCACATGACCCGCGAAGGCGCACTCGCGCTGGCCGACGCGCTCGGCGCGGGGGAAACTCGCCTCGTCCATCTCGCACACTTCTACCCCGTAGAGGATGCGTTCGAGGACCCGCTCGCCGTCGACGGCGAAGTCTACGATCTGTGA
- a CDS encoding ATP-binding protein: MVDGAVDVVEFLLTANEYTDDRSLDENDVPPAYRRVFWTVPSGSDDGDDGTEPDRRGVTNGGIERPLSTTNTTAREATGVTQPWETISELLFTDRDDFSGTISLTDREMAEQWYLDRVDDDRLLDNPVLAKAFADAEGVDADYETARERNRPIQADRVWIDGLLAEYFDGEEDEEMLDLVDVRAPEEVDITLDDLVLTADQEAEINKIAKAIEHRDYLADIGLREIGKLLFVGPPGTGKTSTARALARDMDLPFVEVKLSMITSQYLGETAKNVDKTFEVAKRLSPCILFIDEFDFVAKTRRSDEHAALKRAVNTLLKSIDDVSLIQDDVLLIGATNHPDQLDAAAWRRFDEIVNFPKPDTRMRSDILRVITRTMDIEEFDPQAIAEITEGLTGSDLRMVMREAVLEALTENRTTLTQDDLEDAVEGFEERDNLKNMDMIEGDHDALVAGGDISGASGGSGAASDGGGHDHAHDH, from the coding sequence ATGGTTGACGGGGCAGTCGACGTCGTGGAGTTTCTCCTCACGGCGAACGAGTATACGGACGATCGGTCGCTCGACGAGAACGACGTACCGCCGGCGTATCGGCGGGTGTTCTGGACCGTTCCGAGCGGGTCCGACGACGGTGACGACGGGACCGAGCCGGATCGGCGCGGCGTGACCAACGGTGGAATCGAGCGGCCGCTCTCGACGACGAACACGACCGCTCGCGAGGCGACCGGCGTAACCCAGCCCTGGGAGACGATCTCGGAGCTGCTGTTCACCGATCGTGACGACTTCTCCGGAACGATCTCGCTCACCGACCGCGAGATGGCGGAGCAGTGGTACCTCGATCGCGTCGACGACGACCGCCTTCTCGACAATCCGGTCCTCGCGAAGGCCTTCGCGGATGCGGAGGGTGTAGACGCCGACTACGAGACGGCCCGGGAACGGAACCGACCGATCCAGGCCGATCGGGTCTGGATCGACGGCCTGCTCGCGGAGTACTTCGACGGCGAGGAGGACGAAGAGATGCTCGATCTGGTCGACGTCCGCGCGCCGGAAGAGGTCGATATCACGCTCGACGACCTCGTCCTCACCGCCGACCAGGAGGCCGAGATCAACAAGATCGCGAAGGCGATCGAGCACCGCGACTACCTCGCCGACATCGGGTTGCGCGAGATCGGCAAACTCCTGTTCGTCGGGCCGCCGGGGACGGGGAAAACCTCGACCGCACGGGCACTCGCACGTGACATGGACCTGCCGTTCGTCGAGGTGAAACTGTCGATGATCACCTCACAGTACCTGGGTGAGACGGCGAAGAACGTCGACAAGACCTTCGAGGTGGCCAAACGACTCTCGCCGTGTATCCTCTTCATCGACGAGTTCGACTTCGTCGCCAAGACCCGCCGCAGTGACGAACACGCCGCGCTCAAGCGGGCGGTCAACACCCTCCTGAAGAGTATCGACGACGTCTCGCTCATCCAGGACGACGTCCTGCTCATCGGCGCGACGAACCACCCGGACCAGCTCGACGCAGCCGCCTGGCGCCGCTTCGACGAGATCGTCAACTTCCCAAAGCCCGACACCCGGATGCGAAGCGACATCCTGCGGGTGATCACACGCACGATGGACATCGAGGAGTTCGACCCGCAGGCCATCGCGGAGATCACCGAGGGCCTGACAGGGAGCGACCTCCGAATGGTGATGCGCGAGGCCGTCCTCGAGGCGCTCACCGAGAACAGGACGACGCTGACCCAGGACGACCTGGAGGACGCGGTCGAGGGCTTCGAGGAACGGGACAACCTGAAGAACATGGATATGATCGAGGGCGACCACGACGCCCTCGTCGCGGGCGGTGACATCAGCGGTGCGTCGGGTGGCAGTGGCGCGGCGAGCGATGGCGGTGGCCACGACCACGCACACGACCACTGA
- a CDS encoding plastocyanin/azurin family copper-binding protein, which translates to MHDSTSNRRTVLKATGASLAAVTLAGCGSSDPEDGSGGSGGSGSDGSGGGGDEYTIDPGTEIMFAGLTTHWEGNAPSSIEGVRNPTLVLTEGETYTIGWNEGNGAGHNMELRDDSGSVVDDLATEIAMEPGDDQVLEFEATSEITTYRCRPHSGMEGSIVVE; encoded by the coding sequence ATGCACGATTCTACGTCCAACCGACGAACGGTACTGAAAGCGACTGGCGCGTCACTCGCGGCCGTCACACTCGCGGGGTGTGGGAGTAGCGATCCGGAGGACGGCTCGGGCGGATCAGGGGGGAGCGGAAGCGACGGAAGCGGTGGCGGCGGAGACGAGTACACGATCGACCCGGGGACGGAGATCATGTTCGCGGGTCTGACGACGCACTGGGAGGGTAACGCGCCGTCGTCGATCGAGGGCGTTCGGAACCCGACGCTAGTGCTGACGGAGGGTGAGACGTACACGATCGGGTGGAACGAGGGCAACGGCGCGGGCCACAACATGGAACTGCGCGACGACAGCGGCTCGGTCGTCGACGACCTGGCGACGGAGATCGCGATGGAGCCGGGCGACGACCAGGTCCTGGAGTTCGAGGCGACCAGCGAGATCACGACCTACCGCTGCCGGCCCCACTCGGGCATGGAAGGCTCTATCGTCGTCGAGTAA
- a CDS encoding MATE family efflux transporter, producing the protein MTDPADSDPTDAPGESAASDDGGVDADRTDSADDGGADAGRTDSADDGGADAGRTDPVGDGDPAVPDADGSATDGGPGPSASSSITEGSLIRPLFQLAWPIVVIQLLQVTYNVVDTIWLGRLSTESVGAISLAFPLIFLLIAIAGGFTTAGAILVAQYTGARGERSSGLVAGQTLSFVGIISVLIAVVGYFYTRPALSILPSDPETAARVIPLAADYMEVFFLGMPLIGGFFVFSALMRGYGDTRTPMLVMVVSVVVNVVADPFLIFGFADNPLFGMLNGLPGIGAIDFVALETSLYGLTGFSGMGIEGAAAATVGARAVATAIGIYVLFATSRGPTIDVGHLVPDLAVVEDIVRLGTPSMVEQSMSALAMITLTAMVVTFSPPVVTAFGLGNRLISLVFLPAMGLGRAIDTMVGQNLGADRPDRAARAVRLAASTGAGVMLVVAVLALAFTEPIVSVFIGPDVENAAIAEGYGVEYVRTRTVEFAFIGVSQVILGGFRGAGNTKTAMVISMVTLWVGRVVSVLVLAFSWTVTLPLVGITVGALGLGARGLWIGMALGNVVGAIVGVAWFSRGTWREKYIDDPGGPSGTPADAIDDPEPVSAGTSTEE; encoded by the coding sequence ATGACCGATCCAGCCGACTCCGACCCGACGGACGCTCCCGGCGAGAGCGCCGCGTCCGACGATGGTGGGGTCGACGCCGACCGGACCGACTCTGCCGACGATGGTGGGGCCGACGCCGGCCGAACCGACTCTGCCGACGATGGTGGGGCCGACGCCGGCCGAACCGACCCCGTCGGCGACGGTGACCCAGCCGTTCCCGACGCGGACGGCAGCGCGACCGACGGCGGACCTGGACCGTCGGCGTCCAGTTCGATCACCGAGGGGAGCCTCATCAGACCGCTGTTCCAGCTGGCGTGGCCGATCGTCGTCATCCAGTTGTTGCAGGTCACCTACAACGTGGTGGATACGATCTGGCTGGGTCGTCTCTCCACCGAGTCCGTCGGCGCGATCAGCCTCGCGTTCCCGTTGATCTTTCTGTTGATCGCCATCGCCGGCGGCTTTACGACCGCCGGGGCGATCCTGGTCGCCCAGTACACTGGCGCCAGGGGCGAACGATCGTCGGGACTCGTCGCCGGCCAGACGCTCTCGTTCGTCGGCATCATCTCGGTCCTGATCGCCGTCGTCGGCTACTTCTACACCAGACCGGCGCTGTCGATCTTGCCGAGCGACCCGGAGACGGCGGCGCGGGTGATTCCGCTCGCCGCCGACTACATGGAGGTGTTCTTCCTCGGGATGCCGCTCATCGGCGGGTTCTTCGTCTTCTCCGCGCTCATGCGCGGGTACGGCGACACGCGGACGCCGATGCTGGTGATGGTGGTCTCGGTCGTCGTCAACGTCGTCGCCGATCCGTTCTTGATCTTCGGGTTCGCGGACAACCCGCTGTTCGGGATGTTGAACGGGCTCCCGGGTATCGGTGCGATCGACTTCGTGGCCCTCGAGACGTCGTTGTACGGGCTGACCGGATTTTCGGGGATGGGAATCGAAGGGGCGGCCGCCGCGACCGTCGGTGCCCGTGCCGTCGCGACCGCGATCGGGATCTACGTCCTCTTCGCGACGTCGCGCGGGCCGACGATCGACGTGGGGCACCTCGTCCCCGACCTGGCCGTCGTCGAGGACATCGTTCGCCTCGGCACGCCGAGCATGGTCGAGCAGTCGATGTCGGCACTGGCGATGATCACCCTGACGGCGATGGTCGTCACGTTTTCGCCGCCGGTCGTCACCGCCTTCGGACTCGGAAACCGGCTCATCTCGCTCGTCTTCCTCCCTGCGATGGGACTCGGACGCGCGATCGACACGATGGTGGGGCAGAATCTGGGTGCCGACCGCCCAGATCGTGCCGCCCGCGCCGTTCGGCTCGCCGCCTCGACAGGGGCCGGCGTGATGCTCGTCGTCGCCGTGCTCGCGCTCGCGTTTACGGAACCGATCGTCTCGGTCTTCATCGGCCCCGACGTGGAGAACGCCGCCATCGCCGAGGGATACGGCGTCGAGTACGTCCGCACACGGACCGTCGAGTTCGCCTTCATCGGCGTCTCGCAGGTGATCCTCGGCGGGTTCCGCGGCGCGGGGAACACGAAGACGGCGATGGTCATCTCGATGGTCACCCTCTGGGTGGGACGCGTCGTGAGCGTCCTCGTGCTCGCGTTCTCCTGGACGGTGACGCTCCCTCTCGTCGGCATCACCGTCGGGGCGCTCGGTCTCGGCGCGCGTGGTCTCTGGATCGGCATGGCGTTGGGGAACGTCGTGGGCGCGATCGTCGGCGTCGCGTGGTTCAGTCGCGGAACTTGGCGAGAGAAGTACATCGACGACCCGGGCGGACCGTCCGGAACGCCGGCGGACGCGATCGACGACCCGGAACCGGTGTCGGCTGGGACGAGCACAGAGGAGTGA
- the gnd gene encoding phosphogluconate dehydrogenase (NAD(+)-dependent, decarboxylating), whose protein sequence is MQLGLIGLGRMGQIVADRCLDAGIDVVAFDLDADAVATAAEAGAEPADSVTDLANRLDATDGPAYVWLMVPAGEPVDAALDDLEPHLTDEDVVVDGGNSYYEDSVRRAESCSAAYLDCGTSGGPAGAELGFSLMIGGPAWAYEALEPAFDAVATGPDGHARMGPAGSGHYVKMVHNGVEYALMQAYGEGFELLHEGRYDLDLEAVASVWNNGAVIRSWLLELCEEAFREEGTDLGDVADRVEGGSTGTWTVQEGLEQEVPLPLIYTALGERFGSRADEGRFSRRLANRLRYGFGRHEVPRRS, encoded by the coding sequence ATGCAATTGGGTCTGATCGGACTGGGACGGATGGGCCAGATCGTCGCCGATCGCTGTCTCGACGCCGGAATCGACGTGGTAGCGTTCGATCTCGACGCGGATGCCGTCGCGACGGCGGCCGAGGCGGGCGCCGAACCCGCCGACTCGGTGACCGACCTCGCGAATCGACTCGACGCGACCGACGGTCCGGCGTACGTCTGGCTGATGGTCCCGGCTGGTGAACCGGTCGACGCGGCGCTCGACGACCTCGAACCGCACCTCACCGACGAGGACGTGGTCGTCGACGGTGGTAACTCGTACTACGAAGACTCGGTCCGTCGCGCCGAGTCGTGTTCGGCGGCCTACCTCGACTGCGGCACTTCCGGCGGTCCCGCCGGCGCGGAACTGGGCTTCTCGCTGATGATCGGGGGACCGGCGTGGGCGTACGAGGCGCTCGAACCCGCGTTCGACGCCGTGGCGACCGGTCCCGACGGCCACGCACGGATGGGTCCCGCGGGGTCGGGCCACTACGTCAAGATGGTCCACAACGGCGTCGAGTACGCGCTCATGCAGGCGTACGGCGAGGGATTCGAACTCTTACACGAGGGACGGTACGACCTCGACCTGGAGGCCGTCGCGAGCGTCTGGAACAACGGGGCCGTCATCCGCTCGTGGTTGCTGGAACTCTGCGAGGAGGCGTTCCGTGAGGAGGGGACCGACCTCGGCGACGTCGCCGATCGCGTCGAGGGTGGGTCGACGGGCACCTGGACGGTCCAGGAGGGTCTCGAGCAGGAGGTTCCACTCCCGCTCATCTACACCGCCCTCGGCGAACGATTCGGATCGCGGGCCGACGAGGGCCGGTTCTCACGCCGACTCGCGAACCGCCTGCGGTACGGATTCGGCCGCCACGAAGTACCGCGTCGATCCTGA
- a CDS encoding copper resistance protein CopD, giving the protein MIDLVLARTTHLLVAAIWAGSVCFVALSVVPAARDGVFTTTDPLTTLLGTLKRVSRASSVLLLLTGGHMAGRIYTSETLVSTVNGQLVLLMTALWLVLTILVEVAAKRFETGLDAKQLRGPARETLGLFRAAAVVSLALLVVAGAISSNAATLL; this is encoded by the coding sequence ATGATCGATCTCGTTCTCGCCCGGACGACGCACCTGCTCGTCGCCGCCATCTGGGCCGGTAGCGTCTGTTTCGTCGCGCTGTCGGTCGTTCCGGCGGCTCGCGACGGCGTGTTCACGACCACCGATCCGCTCACCACACTCCTCGGGACGCTGAAACGTGTCTCCCGGGCGAGCTCGGTCCTCCTGCTGCTGACGGGTGGACACATGGCCGGGCGAATATACACCAGCGAGACGCTCGTCTCGACGGTGAACGGGCAACTCGTCCTGCTCATGACTGCCCTGTGGCTCGTCCTCACTATTCTCGTCGAGGTCGCCGCGAAGCGGTTCGAGACGGGTCTCGACGCGAAGCAGCTTCGCGGGCCGGCACGAGAGACCCTCGGCCTCTTTCGGGCCGCCGCCGTCGTCTCGCTGGCGCTCCTCGTCGTGGCGGGTGCGATCTCTTCGAACGCGGCCACCCTGCTCTGA
- a CDS encoding metal-dependent hydrolase, which yields MATTHGFVALALVTPVATVAPELATPLSIGAVAGGLAPDLDVAFEHRRTLHFPVLGAGPAVFGLAVVALVPSPIAIAIATFFVAAWVHAASDAVGGGSGFDPWTDPIDRAVFDHRRGRWIRPRRWIRYDGAPEDAALGVALAIPAFVVFDGWVRVLVVLGLAFSLGYALVRRRIPAWLDAHG from the coding sequence ATGGCCACGACCCACGGCTTCGTCGCCCTGGCGCTCGTCACGCCGGTCGCGACCGTCGCGCCGGAGTTGGCGACGCCGCTCTCCATCGGTGCCGTCGCCGGCGGACTCGCGCCCGATCTGGACGTCGCGTTCGAGCACCGACGAACGCTTCACTTCCCCGTACTCGGCGCCGGTCCGGCGGTCTTCGGGCTCGCCGTCGTGGCCCTCGTGCCGTCACCGATCGCGATCGCGATCGCGACGTTCTTCGTCGCTGCCTGGGTCCACGCCGCGAGCGATGCGGTCGGCGGCGGCTCCGGGTTCGATCCCTGGACCGACCCGATCGACCGGGCCGTCTTCGACCACCGGCGCGGCCGGTGGATCCGCCCGAGACGGTGGATTCGCTACGACGGCGCGCCCGAAGACGCCGCTCTCGGCGTCGCACTCGCGATTCCCGCGTTCGTCGTCTTCGACGGGTGGGTTCGGGTGCTGGTCGTCCTCGGGCTCGCGTTCTCGCTCGGGTACGCGCTCGTCAGACGCAGAATTCCGGCCTGGCTCGACGCTCACGGGTGA
- a CDS encoding deoxyuridine 5'-triphosphate nucleotidohydrolase — MPVPKTLSSMYRSGAFVAECVTPTTDEQIQPNGVDLTLDVVFEQLEPGRITRDGKEIGDRVARPLEELEEKAPATFYLPEGTYVARYSEQISVPEGHVGFVYPRSSLMRNSCMLNTAVWDAGYEGRGEGLLQVHHDVELERGARVAQFVLAEADHEDVYDGSYQGENL, encoded by the coding sequence TTGCCGGTACCGAAGACTCTCTCCTCTATGTACCGTTCCGGCGCGTTCGTGGCCGAGTGCGTCACACCGACGACGGACGAACAGATCCAGCCGAACGGCGTAGACCTCACGCTCGACGTCGTCTTCGAGCAACTCGAGCCGGGTCGCATCACACGCGACGGGAAGGAGATCGGCGATCGGGTCGCCCGCCCGCTGGAGGAACTCGAGGAGAAGGCACCGGCGACGTTCTACCTCCCCGAAGGCACCTACGTCGCGCGCTACAGCGAGCAAATCAGCGTTCCGGAGGGCCACGTCGGGTTCGTCTACCCGCGCTCGTCGCTGATGCGCAACTCCTGTATGCTGAACACGGCCGTCTGGGACGCGGGCTACGAGGGCCGCGGCGAGGGCCTGCTGCAGGTCCACCACGACGTCGAACTCGAACGTGGCGCCCGCGTCGCCCAGTTCGTCCTCGCCGAAGCCGATCACGAGGACGTCTACGACGGCAGCTACCAGGGCGAGAACCTGTAG
- a CDS encoding anthranilate phosphoribosyltransferase, with protein MSGDSPLDRLLSDVVGSGPRSSSDMTYEQAFAAMEGILTGEPDPTVLGGFWIANRWKGNTPTELAAFVDAMRTASVEPAVPDTDPVDIGANYDGKADTPPLGVASGIVAAAAGTPVAVHSADRVPTTDGVTYRHVLDELGVRTDLSPAASAAMVDEIGFGFYDAVRFNPGLHALLDRRRALGLRTFVNTIETLANPTETDVHLGSFFHRPFAERMIATFRESRTLAVDRVVMVNGQEGSDDVRPGTVRLVEWTARGNGPSAVDTGSGTEDQTVELSEIETGEFGVAGDVPSPGDDLAADGARLAREVVRGERRDAAADVVSLNAGVRIYARGDASTLSTAVDRARDAIADGRADAVLATLEGFDPADHVPCRSGPVDHTP; from the coding sequence ATGAGCGGGGACTCGCCCCTCGATCGGCTGCTGAGCGACGTCGTTGGATCCGGACCGCGATCGTCCTCGGACATGACCTACGAGCAGGCGTTCGCCGCCATGGAGGGTATCCTGACCGGCGAGCCGGACCCGACAGTGCTGGGCGGCTTCTGGATCGCGAACCGGTGGAAGGGTAATACGCCGACCGAACTGGCCGCCTTCGTCGACGCAATGCGAACGGCGTCCGTCGAGCCGGCCGTCCCGGACACCGACCCCGTTGATATCGGCGCGAACTACGACGGGAAAGCCGACACTCCGCCGCTGGGTGTCGCGAGCGGGATCGTCGCGGCCGCCGCCGGGACGCCCGTCGCGGTCCACAGCGCCGACCGGGTTCCGACGACGGACGGCGTCACCTATCGACACGTCCTCGACGAACTCGGCGTCCGGACCGACCTCTCGCCCGCGGCCAGCGCGGCTATGGTCGACGAGATCGGGTTCGGATTCTACGACGCCGTGCGGTTCAATCCGGGCCTTCACGCGCTCCTCGACCGTCGGCGAGCCCTCGGCCTCAGGACGTTTGTCAACACGATCGAGACGCTCGCGAACCCGACGGAGACCGACGTCCACCTCGGCTCGTTCTTCCACCGCCCCTTCGCGGAGCGGATGATCGCGACGTTCCGCGAGAGCCGGACGCTCGCCGTCGATCGGGTCGTGATGGTCAACGGCCAGGAAGGGTCCGACGACGTGCGCCCGGGGACGGTCCGACTCGTGGAGTGGACCGCCCGCGGGAACGGCCCGTCGGCGGTCGACACCGGGAGCGGGACCGAGGACCAGACCGTCGAACTCTCCGAGATCGAAACCGGTGAATTCGGCGTGGCCGGCGACGTCCCGTCTCCCGGCGACGACCTCGCGGCCGACGGCGCCCGACTCGCTCGAGAGGTCGTCCGCGGCGAGCGACGGGACGCCGCGGCGGACGTCGTCTCCCTGAACGCCGGCGTTCGGATCTACGCCCGCGGAGACGCGTCGACGCTCTCGACGGCGGTCGACCGGGCGCGCGACGCTATCGCTGACGGTCGGGCCGACGCGGTGCTCGCTACGCTGGAAGGGTTCGATCCGGCGGACCACGTCCCGTGTCGATCCGGTCCGGTTGACCACACCCCGTGA